In one Acipenser ruthenus chromosome 10, fAciRut3.2 maternal haplotype, whole genome shotgun sequence genomic region, the following are encoded:
- the LOC117414181 gene encoding palmdelphin-like isoform X2, with the protein MDGLSAQSPQEQEEIRKQAQDDQQQTKLLDRNIHRMENEIKALEQLEVQISTNEGIILKRLKEVEKSPEDIIKAVKAEAQKEPIAYVYSEISDLPEFYKPSKLKKMASPEPEADNDQSKQALFAMEINVQKDMKTGESQVLSTATVSAEEFKKKGIKVYDDGRKSVYAVHSDGGNNHNGLEELSPVEVEELLRKATENKSALEYHEPVFSSPYSRPSTPKKHDSEQISPEPNRPQPNRPQEMCDRHTPVKSELHNEKAHFQDGVDHSSHFTGSQLEGQKRPSRNNQNILKNGDGPHMSRNNQKPMQIPYQDPRENHCAAAFLNSGYSNGQSSLVHQEDTKYNVLHAVPTNVESEEPVTMIFMGYQSIEDQDEAVGFEGAIRAELVVIDDDDVDHDAQPSYHPDGQHSKVSHPAINSNAGQYLPDPRINLNMNNGSPHINSIPLQEKEPSLTHSPYHMYSEGPMTGDGTQDPSMTALRLRMAKLGKRMM; encoded by the exons GATGGAAAATGAAATCAAAGCACTTGAACAGCTTGAGGTACAGATCTCAACCAATGAGGGAATTATATTGAAAAGGTTGAAAGAAGTTGAGAAATCTCCAGAAGATATCATAAAG GCTGTGAAGGCTGAAGCCCAAAAAG agCCAATTGCATATGTTTATTCCGAGATTTCGGATCTTCCGGAATTTTACAAACCTTCAAAGCTGAAAAAAATGGCAAGTCCAGAACCTGAAGCAGATAATGATCAATCCAAACAAG CCTTGTTTGCAATGGAGATCAATGTGCAAAAGGACATGAAGACTGGAGAAAGTCAGGTTCTGTCAACAGCAACTGTCTCGGCTGAGGAGTTTAAAAAGAAAGGGATTAAAGTATACGATGATGGAAGAAAATCTGTTTACGCAGTGCATTCTGATGGGGGGAACAATCACAATGGGCTAGAGGAACTGTCCCCAGTTGAAGTAGAGGAGCTGTTAAGGAAAGCCACGGAAAATAAGTCTGCTTTAGAATACCACGAACCAGTGTTCTCAAGCCCGTACAGCAGACCCTCAACCCCAAAGAAGCATGACAGTGAGCAGATCAGCCCAGAACCAAACAGACCACAACCAAACAGACCCCAAGAGATGTGTGACAGACACACTCCTGTTAAATCAGAACTTCACAATGAAAAAGCTCATTTTCAAGATGGCGTAGACCATTCGTCTCATTTCACAGGATCTCAGTTGGAAGGACAAAAGCGCCCAAGCAGAaataaccaaaatattttaaaaaatggagaCGGACCACACATGTCCAGAAATAACCAAAAACCAATGCAGATTCCTTACCAGGACCCAAGGGAAAACCATTGCGCAGCAGCATTTCTTAATTCAGGGTACAGTAATGGTCAGTCATCTTTAGTCCATCAAGAGGATACCAAATACAACGTTCTACACGCTGTGCCTACTAATGTTGAAAGCGAGGAACCAGTTACCATGATATTTATGGGTTATCAAAGCATAGAGGATCAGGATGAAGCTGTGGGTTTTGAGGGGGCTATTAGGGCTGAACTGGTAGTTATTGACGATGATGATGTTGACCACGATGCACAGCCATCTTACCATCCTGATGGGCAGCATAGCAAGGTTTCCCATCCTGCTATCAACTCGAATGCTGGTCAGTATCTTCCAGACCCACGAATAAACTTGAACATGAACAACGGGTCACCTCACATAAATTCAATCCCGTTGCAAGAGAAAGAACCAAGCTTGACTCATTCTCCCTACCACATGTATTCTGAAGGGCCAATGACTGGAGATGGTACCCAAGACCCTTCAATGACag CACTAAGACTGAGAATGGCAAAACTAGGCAAAAGAATGATGTAA